The following is a genomic window from Rhizobium sp. NRK18.
CCACCGTCATGTGAGCCGGTTTGCCCATAACTCTGCCGAATACGAGACCGTGGCAAAGCTGGCGATCAGCATTCTCGCCTGCCTGCGCGGCTCGATCTGCCTCTACCAGGGCGAGGAACTGGGGCTGCCGGAGGCGGAGCTTTCCTTCGAGGAACTGACCGATCCCTACGGCATCCGCTTCTGGCCGGCTTTCAAGGGTCGCGACGGATGCCGCACGCCGATGGTGTGGGAGCGGCAGCAGCCGAATGGTGGTTTCAGCATGGCAAAGCCCTGGCTGCCGGTGAAGCCGGAGCATCTGGCGATGGCCGCGGACGGTCAGGCCGGCGTCGAGGGATCGGTCATGGAGCACTACCGTGCCGTGCTGGCCTTCCGCAAGTCGCATGCCGTTCTCTTCGATGGCGACATGATGTTCCTTGGCGGCAATGCCGACCTGCTGGCCTTCACGCGGGAGAAGGACGGGGAGCATCTGGTCTTCGTCTTCAACCTGACCCGGCGGCCGCAGGACTATGCGCTGCCGGAGCACCTTGCCGACTGCCGGCCGCTCGATGCGCCGGCGATGGAGGGGACGCTGGAAAACCGCGTCGTCAGCCTTCCGCCGATGAGCGGGTTTGCGGGCAAGATAGGAGACTGATGATGGCGATCGCGATTGTTCGTTGCACGACGGATAACATGCGCGACTGGGTCCGCTTCCGGCACGTGCTGTGGCATGAACACACCGAGGAGCATCTCTTCGCCGAGGTGGAGGCAATGCTGACGCGGCCGGACCGGTTTGCCGGCTTCCTGGCGGTCGACGATGCGTCGGGACCTGTCGGTTTTGCTGAAGTCAGCATCCGCCATGACTCCGTGAGCGGCTGCAAGACCTCACCGGTCGCCTTTCTCGAGGGCATCTATGTTGCTCCTGAATCACGCCGCAAAGGCGTTGCGGGCCAGCTTGTGCAGGCGGTGGAGGGATGGGCCAGACAAAAGGGCATGACCGAGCTCGGCTCGGACGCCTATGCCGACAACACCGTCTCGCACGAGATGCACCGGTCGCTCGGCTTCGAGGATACCGAACGGGTGGTTTTCTTCCGCAAGGCGCTGGAGTGATCCTCCCGCTGCTCATCCCATCAGCGTGAAATTGTCGACGTCGACCATGCCCTTGTCGGAGATCTTCAGGTGCGGGATCACCGGCAGCGGCAGGAAGGCGAGCTGCAGGAAGGGTTCTTCCAGCGTGGCGCCGAGGGCGTAGGCGGCCTTACGCAGGTCGTGCAGCGTGTCGCGGACGCTTTCGTAGGGTTCCAAGCTCATCAGGCCGGCGACGGGCAGGGCGATCTCGCCGGTCACCTTGCCGTCCTCGACGACGACGAAGCCACCGTTGATCTCGGACAGCCGATTGGCGGCCCGCGCCATGTCGTCCTCGTTGACGCCGACCACGCAAATGTTGTGGCTGTCATGGCCGACGGTGGAGGCGATCGCGCCCTTCTTCAGGCCGAAACCCTGGACGAAGCCGTTGGCATGGTTGCCGTTCTTGCCGTGTCGCTCGATAACCGCGACCTTGATGATGTCGCGGTCGAAATCTATGCCCGTCTGGTTGCCCTTCGAGGGCAGTTGATAGCGGCGGTGCTCGGTGATGATCTTGCCGGGCAGGACACCGATGACCGAGGTCTCCAGTGCGCTTGACGGCACGCCGAAGTCGGCGGCATTGACGGGGTTCGCCTTGACGCTTTCGAGGCCGACGGGGGCGACGGGCTTGCGCGACGCGAACAGGCCTTCGGTGACGATGCGGCCAGCGGAGAAGACATATTCCGCCGCACAGTTTTCCAGGCTGTCGATCACCACCAGGTCGGCGCGCCAGCCGGGTGCGATCAGGCCGCGATCGCGCAGGCCGAAGGCGCGGGCGGCGGAAATCGAGGCGGCGCGGTAGACTGCGATCGGTTCGACGCCGGCGCGGATCGCGGTGCGGATCATGTAGTCGAGGTGGCCCTGTTCGGCGATGTCCAGCGGGTTTCTGTCATCCGTGCACAGCGCGACGAAGGGCGACAGGCGCTCGGTGAGGATGGACATCAGCGCATGCAGGTCCTTGGAAACGGAGCCTTCACGCACGAGGATGTGCATGCCCTTGCGGATTTTCTCCAGCGCTTCCTCGGCGCTGGTGCATTCGTGGTCTGTACGAATGCCGGCGGACAGATAGCCATTCAGGTCATTGCCGCGCAGAAGCGGCGCGTGGCCGTCGATGTGCCCACCCTGAAAGGCTTCGAGCTTCGCCATGCAGATCGGATCCTTGTGGATCACGCCCGGGAAGTTCATGAACTCCGCCAGGCCGATCACCTTAGGATGGTCGCGGAAGGGCAGGAGGCTCTCGATCGGCAGGTCGGCCCCCGCGGTCTCGAGATGGGTCGCCGGCACGCAGGACGACAGCTGAACGCGGATGTCCATGATCGTTTCCATGGCGGAAGCGAGGAAGAAGCGGATGCCTTCCGTGCCCAGGACATTGGCGATCTCATGCGGGTCGCAGATGGCAGTGGTCACGCCATAGGGCAGTACGCAGCGGTCGAACTCATGCGGGGTGACCAGCGAGGATTCGATGTGCAGATGGGTGTCGATGAATCCGGGGACCACGATCCGGCCGGAAATGTCGAATTCCTCGTTGCCGCTGTATTCGCCAAGCGTGCCGACGATGGTGTCGCCGCATATGGCGATGTCGGAGTGAACGAGTTCGCCGGTGACGAGATCGAAGAAGCGGCCGCCCTTCAAGACGATGTCCGCCTTTTCACGGCCCACGCCCTGGTCGATACGTCGGCTGAGGTCACTCATGCGAATCTGCTCCATGTTGCTTTGCAGCAAGTGTATCCCCCGCGGCAGGTCAAGGAAATGGCGGGAGACGGCTTTGGCGCTCAGGCCTTCGGTTTGTGCTCGACGGTCGCGACCGGTCCGCCGGCATCGCGCCAGGCGGTGAAGCCGCCCGCCACGTGGCTGACATTCTCAAGTCCCATGTCTTCAGCGGTCTTGGCGGCGAGCGCTGAGCGCCAGCCGCTGGCGCAGAAGAAGATGAAGCGCTTGTCCTCGGCGAAGACCGGCTTTGCGTAGGGGCTTTCCGGATCGATCCAGAATTCCAGCATGCCGCGCGGGCAGGAGAATGCGTCCGGAATGGTGCCTTCGCGCTCCCGCTCGCGCGGGTCGCGCAGATCGACGAAGACGACGGCCGGGTCACCGTGCAGGGAGGCCGCGTCGGCCGCGGTGACCGCGATGACCTGGGCATTCGCCTCATCGAGCAGTTGCTTGTAGCCCTTTTTCATTCGCTCCTCCGTCCGCATGTTCCAAGCGTTCCAGAGATCAACCTAGCGTCGCTTGCTCCGTGCGAAAACAGGGCAAGATGAAAAAGAGCGCATGCCGAAGAATTCGGGCGCGCAATCCGCCTCATGTTTTTGTCGACAACAGCCTCCGGCTTAAGAGTTCGATAATCAGCCTAGCCTAGAACTAACCTGTAATTTCTTGAGGCCTGCTCACCAATGCTCAATCAGACCACCAAGCTCGACCAGAGCCTGCCTGCAGTCATTCCCCCAAAATGTCCCGCCCGCACAGATCGCCCTTCAGAGCGTGGTTTTTTCTGGTGGGCGGCCGACGGGAGCGATCTGCCCGGCTGGTGCCTCGAAGCCAAGGTGATGCCGATTACGGACAAGCGGGAAGGTGGCGCCGGCGACGCCTATTTCGTGCCCGTCAGTGCCGGAAGCCTTGGACGCGATATCGCCGCAGTCCGCGATGAACTCGGCGATGATGCCTATCTGATTGCCGTCGTCGATGTCGCTCTCTCACCAACATGGTCCGCGAGGGTCATCTCTCTCGGTGCCGATGACGTGATGGATGTGACCGCGACGCCGGATGTCGTCATCGCGCGCGCCAGTCGGGCACTGGCGCGGCAATCGGCCAACGTCGCGCGCCTTGAGGAGGTCGCATCCGACCGCGCATTCCTGCAGACCTGCATCGACACGCTGCCTTCGCCGATCTTCTACAAGGACCGGCAAGGCCGATATATCGGATGCAACAAGGCCTTTTCCGCCTTCATCGGGCGCAGTCGCGCCGAGGTGCTGGGCAGCACCGTGTATGACGTCGCTCCGCCGGATCTTGCGAAGACCTACGAAGATGCGGATGAAGCCCTGATGCAGGAGCGCGGCGTGCAGATCTACGAAGCGAAGGTCTGTTTTGCAGGCGACGACCGCAGGCATACGGTGAGCTTCCACAAGGCGGCGATGATCGACGAAGGCGGCGAGGTCATCGGTCTTGCCGGCGCCATGCTCGACATCACAGAACATAAGGCGCTGGAGGCCAAGCTGATCGATGCGGCCGAGCGTGACCCTTTGACGAACTGCTACAATCGCCGCAAGTTCTTTACCGCAGGCGCTGCGATGGTCGAGGAGGCCATTGGGGGAAATGATCCTCTCTGCGTGCTGGTTCTCGACATCGATCACTTCAAGACCATCAATGACCGCTTCGGACATGCCGGCGGTGACGTGGTCCTGCTGGAGGTGGCGGAGCGTCTCGACGATCGCGTGCGCGGCGACGGGCTGATTGCGCGAGCCGGTGGCGAGGAGTTCTTCGTGGTGATGAAGGGCAAATCGCTCGACGATGCCGTCGTCTATGCGGAGATGCTGCGCAATCTGGTGGCGAGAGACGCTGTGCCGGTCAGCAGCGGCAGCGTGACGGTGACGGTCAGCATCGGCGTCGCCCAACTCCATGCCGAAGACGGCGGCCTCAATGACGTGCTGAAGCGGGCTGACGAAGCGCTGTACGCCGCCAAGGCTTCCGGGCGCAACCGTGTCCACAGGGCCGAAATCCTCGGCTGAGCCCGCCATGCTCGCGGCCAATGACGTGAACGGACCTACAGACGAAAAAGCCTCCCCGTGATGAGCGGGGAGGCTGTCGTTTCGCAATCCTCGGCCTTTTGCCTCAGATGTTGTTCATCAGGATTTCGCGCAGCTTGCCGAACAGCTCGTCGATGTGGTGCTTTTCGATGATCAGCGGCGGCGACAAGGCGATGATGTCGCCCGTCGTGCGGATCAAAAGGCCCTTTTCGTAGGCTTTCAGGAAGGCGGTGAAGGCGCGCTTCGTTGGCTCGCCGGCGATCGGCGAGAGCTCGATTGCACCGATCAGGCCGATGTTGCGGATATCGATGACGTTCGGGCAATCCTTCAGCGAATGCAGCGCATCTTCCCAGTAGGACGCCATCTCGGCGCCGCGGGTGAGAAGGCCTTCTTCCTTGTAGGTGTCGAGGGTGCCAAGCGCCGCCGCGGATGCGATCGGGTTGCCGGAATAGGTGTAGCCGTGGAAGAACTCGATCAGGTGTTCCGGCCCGTTCATGAAGGCGTCGTGGATTTCCGACGTCACGAACACGGCGCCCATCGGGATGACGCCGTTGGTCAGGCCCTTGGCGGTGGTGATGATGTCGGGCATGACGTCGAAATACTGGGCGGCGAACGGCGTGCCAAGACGGCCGAAACCGGTGATGACTTCGTCGAAGATCAGCAGGATGCCGTGCTTGGTGCAGATGTCACGCAGCTTCTTGAGGTAGCCCTTCGGCGGAATGAGCACGCCGGTGGAGCCGGCGACCGGCTCGACGATGACGGCGGCGATCGTCGAGGCATCATGCAGGGTGACGATACGCTCAAGCTCGGTGGCGATGTCGCCGCCATGCTCCGGCTCGCCGCGGGTGAAGGCGTTCTGGCCGGGCAGGTGGGTGTGTGGCATATGGTCGACGCCGGTCAGAAGTGTGCCGAACATCTTGCGGTTTGCGACGATGCCTCCGACCGAAATGCCGCCGAAATTGACGCCGTGATAACCGCGTTCGCGGCCGATCAGGCGGAAGCGGGAGCCGTCGCCCTTGGCGCGGTGATAGGCGAGCGCCACCTTCAGCGCGGTCTCGACCGATTCCGAACCCGAATTGGTATAGAGAACGTGGTTCATGCCTTCCGGCGCAATGTCGACCAGGCGGTTGGCCAGTTCGAAGGCCTTGGGGTGGCCGAGCTGGAAGGCGGGTGCATAGTCGAGCTCGCCGGCCTGCTCGCGAATGGCTTCGGTGATCTTCGGGCGGCAGTGGCCGGCATTGACGCACCACAGGCCGGCGGTGCCGTCGAGCACCTGGCGCCCGTCGTGCGTCGTGTAATACATATCCTTGGCGCCAACGAACAGGCGCGGTTCCTTCTTGAACTGGCGGTTCGCCGTAAACGGCATCCAAAAGGCGCGCAAATCGTTCGGTGTGGCATTCAATCTGTTTGACATTTTCTTCTCCGAAGCCCAATGCAAAACGGCACCCGATGCGGATGCCGCTTCGTTTTTTTACCGGATGGCAAATTATCAGCGCTGCGCCTTTAGTCAACGAGCGCCGCGAGTCCTGTTACCGTTCGGTGATGAGGTTGGGTGGAAGGTGCAACGAGGGCGGGTCTCTCGCTGTCGATTTGTGTCAGCGGACCAGGCGTGTGCCTGGCCGCGTTCACACCGTCGATGTGTCGGTCGGTAGACCTGGGCGAGGCCCGATCGCTGATATCAGGCCGCCGCCTCTCCCTGTATCGCCTTGGCGGCGTGAAGATCCGTCAATAGGGTCATCAGCCTCGCGACGGCTTCACTGTTGCTCGAATAGTATATTGTCTGGGCTTCGCGACGGGTGGCTACAAGCTTCTGTGCGCGCAATTTGGAGAGGTGCTGTGACAGGGCGGATTGGCTGAGGTCGACCCGTTCGGCCAGGTCGCCGACGGCGACTTCGCCCATCAAAAGAAAATTCAGGATCATCAGTCGCTTGGGATTGGCGAATGCTGACAGCATCCTGGCCGCCTCATCGCAGAAGACGGTAAGCGCCATTTTCTCGGTCATGGTTTTGTGTCTCGGTATTAAAGTAGGGCCTTGGGATTGCCATGTGGTATATCAGCAATTGTTGGATCGTACATTCTTAATTTTGGAAAACTGGAATATTTAGTTCATTTAATAAGGTTCGCATACTTTCTATGCTGTCCACTATCCTTCCGAATTCCTTGCGGATTAGAGTGTCGCCATTCTTGAGATCAAGGCCGGCTGGATCGATGCCAACCAGCCTGCATCTTCCCTTTGCCGGGTTGCGCCCCCTGGCTGCCGCAAGCCTGGAAATGATGTCCGGCCATCCTGCGTTAATGGTGTCCAAAAGATCCTGTTCGTATCTCTCCATTTGATTTGCGATAGATGGCGGGATCACAAAATCGCTGCCTTCCAGAAGATAGGCCCGGCCAAACCCGCCGTTCAGGCTCGCGCGTTGCGGCGTAAGCCTGAAGAAACGGAAGTCCGGAAAATCTATATACAAGGCCGCCTTGGGATGACGAGCGAGGAATCGGCGGCGCAATGTCGCATGTATGGCGCTGTCACGGTCGACCGGATCGGCGAGGCATTGAACGGTGACGCGCGGGTGGGCGAGGGGGTCGCCCTTGCCCGGCTCGCCGGCAAGCAGCGAGGCGCGGCCATCGGCCAGCAATGCCTTGGTGTGGGTGGAGAGCGCGGACACCAGAATGATCGGGGCGCAGTCGGGAGCGGTCCCGACCAGCGTGCGGCTGACAAACGGAAACCCGGTTCCGGGCTCCAGGACCGACAGGGAGGCGTAGGAGGCCGAACGCAGAAGCGCGCGGGCCAGACCGCGCGCTTCCTCATCCGTCTCTCTGATGACCGACGGCTTGTCTGCCATGTTTCCTGACCGCGTTACGCCGGCTCGGCGCGCTTGTGGCGCGTCAGGCCGGAAATGACGTCCTGCGCTCCGATCGTGCCGACAACCGCGCCGTTCTCGACCACGCCGATGACACCGGGCTGGCGCGACAGAGCGTCGAGGATGTTGGCGAGCGGCGTCGTCGGAGAGGTCGTCCCGGTCACACCGCTTCCGGCTTCAGCTCCGCCGGCGCCCGGCCGCATCACGTCGCGGGCGAGCAGCATGTTGATCGGGTTCAGGTGCTGGACGAAATCGGCGACGTAGTCGTTTTCCGGGTTGCGGACGATCTCCTGCGGCG
Proteins encoded in this region:
- a CDS encoding rhodanese-like domain-containing protein; the encoded protein is MKKGYKQLLDEANAQVIAVTAADAASLHGDPAVVFVDLRDPREREREGTIPDAFSCPRGMLEFWIDPESPYAKPVFAEDKRFIFFCASGWRSALAAKTAEDMGLENVSHVAGGFTAWRDAGGPVATVEHKPKA
- a CDS encoding GGDEF domain-containing protein; translation: MLNQTTKLDQSLPAVIPPKCPARTDRPSERGFFWWAADGSDLPGWCLEAKVMPITDKREGGAGDAYFVPVSAGSLGRDIAAVRDELGDDAYLIAVVDVALSPTWSARVISLGADDVMDVTATPDVVIARASRALARQSANVARLEEVASDRAFLQTCIDTLPSPIFYKDRQGRYIGCNKAFSAFIGRSRAEVLGSTVYDVAPPDLAKTYEDADEALMQERGVQIYEAKVCFAGDDRRHTVSFHKAAMIDEGGEVIGLAGAMLDITEHKALEAKLIDAAERDPLTNCYNRRKFFTAGAAMVEEAIGGNDPLCVLVLDIDHFKTINDRFGHAGGDVVLLEVAERLDDRVRGDGLIARAGGEEFFVVMKGKSLDDAVVYAEMLRNLVARDAVPVSSGSVTVTVSIGVAQLHAEDGGLNDVLKRADEALYAAKASGRNRVHRAEILG
- the ade gene encoding adenine deaminase — encoded protein: MSDLSRRIDQGVGREKADIVLKGGRFFDLVTGELVHSDIAICGDTIVGTLGEYSGNEEFDISGRIVVPGFIDTHLHIESSLVTPHEFDRCVLPYGVTTAICDPHEIANVLGTEGIRFFLASAMETIMDIRVQLSSCVPATHLETAGADLPIESLLPFRDHPKVIGLAEFMNFPGVIHKDPICMAKLEAFQGGHIDGHAPLLRGNDLNGYLSAGIRTDHECTSAEEALEKIRKGMHILVREGSVSKDLHALMSILTERLSPFVALCTDDRNPLDIAEQGHLDYMIRTAIRAGVEPIAVYRAASISAARAFGLRDRGLIAPGWRADLVVIDSLENCAAEYVFSAGRIVTEGLFASRKPVAPVGLESVKANPVNAADFGVPSSALETSVIGVLPGKIITEHRRYQLPSKGNQTGIDFDRDIIKVAVIERHGKNGNHANGFVQGFGLKKGAIASTVGHDSHNICVVGVNEDDMARAANRLSEINGGFVVVEDGKVTGEIALPVAGLMSLEPYESVRDTLHDLRKAAYALGATLEEPFLQLAFLPLPVIPHLKISDKGMVDVDNFTLMG
- a CDS encoding HugZ family protein; this encodes MADKPSVIRETDEEARGLARALLRSASYASLSVLEPGTGFPFVSRTLVGTAPDCAPIILVSALSTHTKALLADGRASLLAGEPGKGDPLAHPRVTVQCLADPVDRDSAIHATLRRRFLARHPKAALYIDFPDFRFFRLTPQRASLNGGFGRAYLLEGSDFVIPPSIANQMERYEQDLLDTINAGWPDIISRLAAARGRNPAKGRCRLVGIDPAGLDLKNGDTLIRKEFGRIVDSIESMRTLLNELNIPVFQN
- a CDS encoding aspartate aminotransferase family protein; translated protein: MSNRLNATPNDLRAFWMPFTANRQFKKEPRLFVGAKDMYYTTHDGRQVLDGTAGLWCVNAGHCRPKITEAIREQAGELDYAPAFQLGHPKAFELANRLVDIAPEGMNHVLYTNSGSESVETALKVALAYHRAKGDGSRFRLIGRERGYHGVNFGGISVGGIVANRKMFGTLLTGVDHMPHTHLPGQNAFTRGEPEHGGDIATELERIVTLHDASTIAAVIVEPVAGSTGVLIPPKGYLKKLRDICTKHGILLIFDEVITGFGRLGTPFAAQYFDVMPDIITTAKGLTNGVIPMGAVFVTSEIHDAFMNGPEHLIEFFHGYTYSGNPIASAAALGTLDTYKEEGLLTRGAEMASYWEDALHSLKDCPNVIDIRNIGLIGAIELSPIAGEPTKRAFTAFLKAYEKGLLIRTTGDIIALSPPLIIEKHHIDELFGKLREILMNNI
- a CDS encoding ArsR/SmtB family transcription factor; amino-acid sequence: MTEKMALTVFCDEAARMLSAFANPKRLMILNFLLMGEVAVGDLAERVDLSQSALSQHLSKLRAQKLVATRREAQTIYYSSNSEAVARLMTLLTDLHAAKAIQGEAAA
- the aac(6') gene encoding aminoglycoside 6'-N-acetyltransferase, which codes for MMAIAIVRCTTDNMRDWVRFRHVLWHEHTEEHLFAEVEAMLTRPDRFAGFLAVDDASGPVGFAEVSIRHDSVSGCKTSPVAFLEGIYVAPESRRKGVAGQLVQAVEGWARQKGMTELGSDAYADNTVSHEMHRSLGFEDTERVVFFRKALE